One Alnus glutinosa chromosome 3, dhAlnGlut1.1, whole genome shotgun sequence genomic region harbors:
- the LOC133863023 gene encoding uncharacterized protein LOC133863023: MGTTETLQKTGLPRIVKLDMGLKLAAQWVNNMTKAAEDEPTEVESEARPKRLGLGAKLSRRAKFEPLNDPLERKLHAKLNIGKRKATKSAEVSIPFAGDGSDNEDEEDLDSRTRAFDNKKIRRF, from the exons ATGGGCACTACAGAGACACTGCAGAAAACTGGTCTTCCTCGAATTGTTAAACTGGATATGGGGTTGAAACTG GCTGCACAATGGGTTAATAATATGACCAAAGCTGCAGAAGATGAACCAACAGAAGTAGAATCAGAGGCTCGACCTAAGAG GCTTGGACTGGGTGCAAAGCTTTCACGTCGAGCCAAATTTGAACCTTTAAACGACCCACTTGAAAGGAAACTACATGCCAAGTTaaacattggaaaaagaaaagctacCAAAAGTGCTGAAGTATCCATTCCATTTGCTGGAGATGGAAGTGATAATGAAGATGAAGAGGATTTAGACAGCAGAACTAGGGCGTTTGACAACAAAAAGATCAGAAGATTCTAA